In Streptomyces sp. 71268, the DNA window AAGGGCAGGGTACTCGGGCAGCGCCGTCCGCCTGCGGCGCGGAGACACCAGCTCGCGTTGTCCGCAGGACGGCTACGAGAGGGTCTGACCCGGTGGAACGGCTGCTCTGGTCGTCAGTCGTCGGCGTGGAGGTAGGCGGCTCCGTACCCCCGGCGGATCATGGTGCGACGACCAAGCGTGAAGAGTTCGTTGGCGTAGACGCCCCTGTCTGGTTCGGTTCGCGAGCGGCAGGGGCTTTGAGGCGGTGCACGGTTACGCGGTGAAGTCGCCGGCTTTGACGCCGGCCACGAAGGCGGTCCAGGCCGTGGTGTCGAAGGTGAGGATGGGACCGTGTGGGTCTTTGCTGTCACGGACGGGGACGGTGCCGTGCGCGGCGGCGAGGTTGGCGGCGACCTCGACGCATGCGCCGCCGTTGTTGCTGTGTGAGGACTTGATCCAGTGGGGGGATTGGGTCGTCATGGAGTGTGCCCCTTCGACCTTGCTCGGTCACGGATGCGAGCGGGATGCCGGTCGTGGCGCTTCGGCTCACCGATGGTAGGTCGCCGGCGCAGGTCTCGGGGAAGTGGCCTCCCGGCCAATTGACTTTGTTGCTTGTGTCAACTGCCCTCACTAGGAGCCTGTTTGCAGCATGCGAAGACCCCTGCCGCTCTCGGTCGGGGTGCGGCAGGGGCCCGGTGTGGAGCGTGGTTACGCGGTGAAGTCGCCGGCCTTGATGCCGGCCACGAAGGCGGTCCAGGCCGTGGTGTTGAAGGCCAGGGTGGGACCGTGCGGGTCCTTGCTGTCGCGGACGGGGATGGTGCCGTGGGTTGCGAGGTTGGCGGCGACCTCAACGCACTGGCCACCGTTGTCGCTGTACGAGGACTTGATCCAGCGGGGGTTGTCGGTCGTCACGGGGAGCCCTTTCGTAACTGACGGATCATGGACACGGACGATGCTTGGGTGAGTGCCTCGGCCTGTAGCTGATGGTAGGCCGTCAGTATCGGCAGCACGAACGAAGTTTCTCGTTCCAGATGCCCTCGTAGTGCAGACTCCGCGTAGGTCATGAGTGAGCGATCTGGCATGGTCAGCATCGTGATCGGCAGGCGAAACGCTCGGCGTACCCCCATGTCGAAAGGGGCGATCTGGAGGACCGTGTTCGGCTGATCCGCAAATTCGATCAGCCGGTCGAACTGGGCGTTCATCACCTTTGGGCCGCCGACGGGGTGACGGATGCAGCTCTCGTCCAGCACCATCAGCAGCAACGGCGGAGTCGTCCGAACAAGAGCCGCTTGCCGTTCGGCGATTACTGAGACTCGCTCGCTTGCCTGGTCGGGTGTGATCGCCCCTCGTTTGATGGCGCCTTCGGCCAGCGCCACCGCGTACTCCGGGGTCTGCAACAGACCTGGCACGACGCCAACCTCGTACAGCCGGATCTCGGCCGCCCGGCCCTCGTAGTTGACGAACTCCGGGAAGCCCTCCAGCAAGCTTCCGTGTCGGATCTCGCGCCACTCGCGTTCGAACTCATCTCCGGTGCCCAGGGCTTGATCCGTGCTCCGCGAAAATCGGCGAGTCGGAGACTTCCGACCAGTTTCAATGGCCGAAACGTGCTTGCCGGAGTACCCGATCCGCTCGCCGAGTTCCTCCTGTGTCCAGCCGCGTTTCTCCCGCACGCTGCGCAGCTTGGCCCCAAAGGCCGCCTGCGGTGAACTGTCTGGGTTGAGTTCCTTGAGATTCAACGGGCGACCACCAACTCTGCGTTCTTTTGAGGCACCTTGAAGACCCCCCGACTCTAGGGGACCCTCGGTGCTCCCGGTAGTGACATCACTACGGAGAGGAGCGGACCCCACCGTGTCCAACACCCCCCGCCCCCACCCCTCCCGACGCCAAGCTCGCCGCGTTGCTCGACAAGCGCGATCGCGAGGCACGGGGCGACACCCCTCAGGTAGACACTCGGACGCGTCAGCCGGCCAACTCGCAGGTTGAAGCGTCAAGTTCGTGTGCCACGTGCAGGGCCATCCGGACGGTCGCCGAACGGGCAAGAGCGTTGCGCGATGCCATTCAGCACCGTAAGGCCATCGAGGCTTTGCATGTCCACCGTCTTCGCCAACATGCCCCCGAACGAGGTGATGGCGCGTGCTGACCCACCTCATCTTCGAGGACGCGCACCGCGTCCTCGTGCAGGACGTAGCGCTCCGCTTCTTCCTGCGGACCGGTGACACGTGGGCGCCGGTCACCGACACCGACTTCCGGCACGCCTACGAACTCGCCCTCTTCGACCCCGACGCCCTCCGCAAGGACGTGCTCTGCCCCAACGCGCGACGCGTCGAGTGCACCACCGGTGAGGGATGGTTCTGGTCCGACGGGAGCCGGACCGCGGGACTGTGCACCTTCGGTGACCGCAGCCCCCAGGAGTGCGCCAGCCTGGCCCGGTACATGGCTGGAGACACCTCGTGACGCCCCGCCAGACCTGGGTTCACCTGCTCGTATGGCG includes these proteins:
- a CDS encoding DUF397 domain-containing protein codes for the protein MTTQSPHWIKSSHSNNGGACVEVAANLAAAHGTVPVRDSKDPHGPILTFDTTAWTAFVAGVKAGDFTA
- a CDS encoding DUF397 domain-containing protein, whose protein sequence is MTTDNPRWIKSSYSDNGGQCVEVAANLATHGTIPVRDSKDPHGPTLAFNTTAWTAFVAGIKAGDFTA
- a CDS encoding helix-turn-helix transcriptional regulator → MNLKELNPDSSPQAAFGAKLRSVREKRGWTQEELGERIGYSGKHVSAIETGRKSPTRRFSRSTDQALGTGDEFEREWREIRHGSLLEGFPEFVNYEGRAAEIRLYEVGVVPGLLQTPEYAVALAEGAIKRGAITPDQASERVSVIAERQAALVRTTPPLLLMVLDESCIRHPVGGPKVMNAQFDRLIEFADQPNTVLQIAPFDMGVRRAFRLPITMLTMPDRSLMTYAESALRGHLERETSFVLPILTAYHQLQAEALTQASSVSMIRQLRKGSP